The following are encoded in a window of Limibacter armeniacum genomic DNA:
- a CDS encoding tetratricopeptide repeat protein, translating to MNNFFFWKDWKLGYKLPYLLGLAILIGGVAFFGTFYFLGEKLVFPWGKDGELELLKTFLYGFNFNFFEFSSTADSYLLLESFKVRELQISSLAYKLYGGLLVVGLAFYLSSISDLKRIWYIVSAGLFCLLVASMHLEELGLLVGIHPKAFMFLVLVVFLLLTFYFHSFNQYASYSVRLVAYLIVEVGFIWFAATNTGNPHPLESVLSYGIAIPVILTAIFILIDALTIPLGILYLVTDKNDGTSGNTFNHFYGLMGIYVFNLLYAYAHHFYFLDLGLYFLHPLLIFPISTVIGIWMIKKQEPLYQKVLPYLPAGAYLYVGLAIIAFANIGFAFATANEPLIRALTGTLSAIYLGFAMAFMVYVGSNFYVLLKQNMPVYKVVFNAPKVDFLIAWTVGIFLVAVLVGIKRFPQYRQVVSAYYIMLGDMEAVNNEKLLASQYYRIAGTYRPNHRADYSMASLALSENNNAAASVYLKDATRRLAIPQTYVQLADLYTKDEKPFDAIFTLKEGLEKYPNESHLMNNLALLYSKTNMPDSALVYMEKGMVANENAPLMESNLFALTAQIDPDNEMVNQYLAKGGAKDEYVAAAANRMAYMNKQQIRSVLSLNTELLKDSVLGTPELCYLYNYMLNKGGETDSTTIQISKEFENIGVNNSFLRYLRFARSYVSISEGNVEEAYNLLRWVAKDAGQYSSYYPYQLGLLMLKVGEYGQAAEHFKNAFYLGNREAALPMALAMAELEDKSKAFTALDNVARLQISGTAETANEIINILNDKSTDSQNYLSSSVSDITKYRYLHYKGDKMSDEAFGAILSSIGEADIRASLAIERSKSLLREGKWQEAEGWQPSDMSKYSLEMQQRFQLCQFHISYLKGEVDQRFYQDVTAFDYPDFAKGWKSFYQAVYYDKNKDLENAKAYYKEALKGLLFEDEVQLAYFTFCKENHLSEEVYNSIYSAYLYNPSSLKIAKAYMFYCLEIGRDNYAAEALLEISEYLTPEQYQKLELEYKAKKELEAKRALQWGEEDLVQ from the coding sequence ATGAATAATTTTTTCTTCTGGAAAGACTGGAAACTAGGCTATAAATTACCTTACCTATTAGGACTGGCTATATTGATAGGAGGGGTTGCATTTTTTGGAACCTTTTACTTTTTAGGTGAAAAGCTGGTGTTTCCTTGGGGAAAGGATGGGGAATTGGAACTCTTGAAGACTTTTCTATATGGATTTAACTTTAACTTCTTTGAGTTTTCATCGACAGCAGATTCATACTTGCTGCTTGAGTCTTTCAAAGTAAGAGAACTACAGATTAGTAGTCTGGCATATAAGCTTTATGGTGGGTTATTGGTAGTTGGTTTGGCTTTTTACCTAAGTAGTATTTCTGATTTAAAACGGATATGGTATATAGTAAGTGCAGGTCTTTTTTGTTTACTGGTAGCTAGTATGCATTTAGAGGAACTTGGACTGTTAGTAGGAATACATCCTAAGGCATTTATGTTTTTGGTTCTGGTTGTGTTTTTACTGTTGACTTTTTATTTCCATAGTTTCAATCAGTATGCAAGTTATAGTGTAAGGTTAGTAGCTTATTTAATAGTTGAGGTAGGTTTTATTTGGTTTGCTGCGACCAATACAGGGAATCCACATCCACTGGAATCTGTACTCAGTTATGGTATTGCAATTCCTGTTATATTGACTGCCATTTTTATCTTGATCGATGCCTTGACGATTCCATTAGGTATTCTGTATTTGGTAACTGATAAAAATGACGGGACTTCGGGAAATACCTTCAATCACTTTTATGGGTTGATGGGGATATATGTATTCAATTTACTTTATGCCTATGCCCATCATTTTTACTTTTTAGATTTAGGATTATACTTCCTTCACCCTCTGTTGATATTTCCAATAAGTACAGTTATTGGAATATGGATGATCAAAAAGCAAGAGCCATTATATCAAAAAGTTCTTCCTTACCTTCCTGCAGGAGCCTATTTGTATGTTGGGTTAGCCATTATTGCTTTTGCTAATATTGGGTTTGCTTTCGCAACAGCAAATGAACCTTTGATCAGAGCTTTAACAGGAACTTTAAGTGCTATTTATTTGGGCTTCGCAATGGCCTTTATGGTATATGTTGGGAGCAATTTTTATGTATTGCTTAAGCAAAATATGCCAGTATATAAGGTGGTGTTCAACGCTCCAAAAGTAGACTTTCTAATTGCATGGACAGTCGGAATCTTCCTTGTTGCGGTTTTGGTAGGAATTAAGAGGTTTCCACAATACAGACAGGTTGTATCAGCTTATTATATCATGTTAGGAGATATGGAAGCCGTTAATAACGAAAAGCTGTTGGCTTCACAGTACTATCGAATAGCAGGAACTTACAGGCCTAACCATCGTGCAGATTACTCAATGGCATCTTTGGCATTAAGTGAAAATAATAATGCCGCTGCAAGTGTCTATTTGAAAGACGCAACTCGTAGACTGGCAATTCCACAAACTTATGTCCAGTTAGCAGACTTGTACACAAAAGATGAGAAACCATTTGATGCCATATTTACTTTAAAGGAAGGATTGGAAAAATACCCAAATGAGAGTCACTTGATGAACAATCTTGCTTTGCTATATAGTAAAACCAACATGCCAGATAGTGCTTTGGTATATATGGAAAAAGGAATGGTGGCAAATGAGAATGCCCCATTGATGGAAAGTAATTTGTTTGCTTTGACAGCTCAAATTGACCCTGACAATGAGATGGTGAATCAGTACCTAGCAAAAGGAGGCGCTAAAGACGAGTATGTGGCTGCTGCTGCAAATAGAATGGCTTATATGAATAAGCAGCAAATCCGTTCTGTCTTGTCATTGAATACTGAATTGTTGAAAGACTCAGTATTGGGTACTCCAGAGCTTTGTTACTTGTATAACTATATGTTGAATAAAGGAGGAGAAACAGATTCTACGACTATTCAGATCTCAAAAGAGTTTGAAAATATAGGAGTGAATAATAGTTTCTTAAGGTATTTGAGGTTTGCAAGGTCATATGTGAGTATATCAGAAGGCAATGTAGAAGAAGCTTATAATTTGCTTAGATGGGTAGCAAAAGATGCAGGACAATATAGTTCATATTACCCTTATCAGTTAGGGTTGTTAATGCTGAAAGTGGGAGAGTATGGTCAGGCTGCTGAGCATTTCAAGAATGCCTTTTATTTAGGTAATCGGGAAGCTGCCTTACCAATGGCATTAGCAATGGCTGAATTAGAAGATAAATCCAAAGCATTTACCGCATTGGATAATGTAGCAAGGCTACAGATATCAGGAACAGCAGAGACAGCTAATGAGATCATCAACATTCTGAATGACAAATCAACAGATAGTCAAAATTACCTTAGCTCAAGTGTGAGTGACATTACAAAGTATCGTTACTTGCACTATAAGGGTGATAAGATGTCTGATGAGGCATTTGGGGCAATACTTAGCTCGATTGGAGAGGCTGATATTCGCGCCTCATTGGCTATTGAAAGGTCAAAAAGTTTATTGCGAGAAGGGAAATGGCAAGAAGCCGAAGGTTGGCAGCCTTCAGATATGTCAAAATACTCGTTGGAAATGCAGCAACGTTTTCAGCTTTGTCAATTTCATATATCATATTTGAAAGGTGAAGTAGACCAGCGTTTTTATCAGGATGTAACGGCTTTTGATTACCCAGACTTTGCCAAAGGCTGGAAGTCGTTTTACCAGGCTGTTTACTATGATAAAAACAAGGATTTAGAGAATGCTAAAGCTTATTATAAGGAAGCATTGAAAGGGTTATTGTTTGAGGATGAGGTACAATTGGCTTATTTCACCTTCTGTAAAGAAAACCATTTGAGTGAAGAGGTGTATAATTCTATTTACAGTGCTTACTTGTACAATCCGTCTTCATTGAAAATTGCAAAGGCTTACATGTTCTATTGCCTTGAGATCGGTAGAGACAACTATGCAGCTGAGGCATTGCTTGAAATTTCAGAATACTTGACCCCTGAGCAATATCAAAAGCTAGAATTGGAGTATAAAGCCAAGAAGGAACTGGAAGCAAAAAGGGCATTGCAGTGGGGGGAAGAGGATTTAGTCCAATAG
- a CDS encoding ATP-dependent Clp protease ATP-binding subunit has product MEAKFSNRVKEVISLSREEALRLGHDYIGTEHLLLGMIREGEGIAVTLLKKLGVDLNNLRQSIEQATRGTASHNVKNLANIPLTRQSEKTLKITYLEAKIFKASLIGTEHLLLSILRDDDNLATQILHKFDVNYDVVKELLEYHTENPISSSSADDEGDEPTRSFSGGGGGSRGESSRSSTEKSKTPVLDNFGRDLTKYAEDGKLDPIVGRENEIERVAQILSRRKKNNPILIGEPGVGKTAIAEGLALRIVQKKVSRVLFGKRVVTLDLASLVAGTKYRGQFEERMKAVMNELEKAPEVILFIDEIHTIVGAGGASGSLDASNMFKPALARGDIQCIGATTLDEYRQYIEKDGALARRFQMVMVDATTPEETIEILSNIKNKYEEHHRVSYSDEAIDACVKLSDRYISDRFLPDKAIDVLDEAGARVHINNIHVPEDIVKLEEQIEDIKTQKNKVVKSQKYEEAARLRDTEKKLIDQLDQAKTRWEKESNEKVYPVSEEDVAAVIAMMTGIPVNRVAQNEGQKLLGMSNELQAKVIGQDDAIVKLTKAIQRTRVGLKDPKKPIGSFIFLGPTGVGKTELAKVLATYLFDKEDALVRIDMSEYMEKFSVSRLVGAPPGYVGYEEGGQLTEKIRRKPYSVVLLDEIEKAHPDVFNLLLQVLDDGILTDGLGRRVDFRNTIIIMTSNIGVKDLKDFGAGIGFNTQAKSNSQDEIMKSTIQSALKKAFSPEFLNRLDDVIVFNSLERQHIHKIIDISLGKLFGRVQSLGYKIELTTAAKDFLAEKGYDPQYGARPLNRAIQKFLEDPIAEELLKGEINEGDIILADHDGKGDELSVSVKSGTPQKAEE; this is encoded by the coding sequence ATGGAAGCTAAATTCTCAAATAGGGTTAAAGAGGTCATATCTCTCAGTAGAGAAGAGGCATTGCGGTTAGGACATGACTACATTGGAACGGAGCATCTCTTGTTGGGTATGATCCGTGAGGGTGAGGGTATTGCCGTTACTTTACTCAAGAAGCTTGGGGTAGATTTGAACAATTTACGACAGTCTATCGAGCAGGCAACTAGAGGTACTGCCAGCCACAATGTGAAAAACCTTGCAAATATACCTTTAACCCGTCAGTCAGAAAAAACGCTGAAGATTACATATCTAGAAGCGAAAATATTTAAAGCCAGCTTAATTGGAACAGAACATTTACTGTTATCTATATTAAGAGATGATGATAATTTGGCAACTCAGATACTCCATAAATTCGATGTGAATTATGATGTAGTAAAAGAGTTGTTGGAATATCATACTGAAAATCCAATCAGTTCTTCAAGTGCTGATGACGAAGGTGATGAACCAACTAGGAGCTTCTCAGGTGGAGGCGGAGGTTCAAGAGGTGAATCCTCTAGGTCTTCGACAGAAAAGTCCAAAACACCAGTCTTGGATAACTTTGGTCGTGACCTTACCAAGTATGCAGAAGATGGTAAGCTAGACCCAATTGTAGGTCGTGAAAATGAAATTGAGCGCGTAGCACAAATTCTAAGCCGTCGTAAGAAAAACAACCCGATTCTAATAGGTGAACCAGGTGTTGGTAAAACTGCGATAGCAGAAGGTTTGGCGCTAAGAATTGTTCAGAAGAAAGTTTCACGTGTGCTTTTCGGTAAACGTGTCGTTACGCTTGATCTTGCTTCATTGGTGGCAGGTACAAAGTACCGTGGTCAGTTTGAAGAAAGAATGAAGGCTGTGATGAACGAGCTGGAAAAAGCACCGGAAGTAATTCTGTTCATTGATGAGATCCATACAATTGTAGGAGCAGGTGGTGCTTCAGGTTCACTTGATGCCTCCAATATGTTTAAGCCTGCATTAGCAAGAGGTGATATTCAATGTATTGGTGCTACAACACTTGACGAATACCGTCAGTACATTGAGAAAGATGGCGCTTTGGCAAGACGTTTCCAAATGGTAATGGTAGATGCTACTACACCAGAGGAGACAATCGAGATCTTGTCAAATATCAAGAACAAGTATGAAGAGCACCATAGAGTAAGTTACTCAGATGAGGCGATTGATGCTTGTGTGAAACTGTCAGACAGATATATTAGTGATAGGTTCTTGCCAGATAAAGCAATTGATGTACTGGATGAGGCAGGTGCACGTGTGCACATCAATAACATCCATGTACCAGAAGATATTGTAAAACTGGAAGAGCAGATTGAAGATATCAAGACACAGAAAAATAAGGTAGTTAAAAGCCAGAAATATGAGGAGGCTGCAAGGCTGCGTGATACAGAGAAAAAACTGATTGATCAGCTGGACCAAGCCAAAACACGATGGGAAAAAGAAAGCAATGAAAAAGTCTATCCTGTAAGTGAGGAAGATGTTGCTGCTGTAATCGCAATGATGACAGGTATTCCGGTAAATCGTGTAGCTCAGAACGAAGGCCAGAAACTGCTAGGAATGTCAAATGAATTGCAGGCTAAGGTTATTGGACAGGACGATGCGATTGTGAAGCTAACTAAAGCTATTCAACGTACACGTGTTGGTCTGAAAGACCCTAAGAAGCCAATTGGTTCATTTATATTCCTAGGTCCTACAGGTGTTGGTAAAACAGAGTTGGCTAAAGTGTTAGCAACTTACTTGTTCGACAAAGAAGATGCCTTGGTGAGAATTGACATGAGTGAATACATGGAGAAATTCTCGGTATCTAGACTTGTTGGAGCGCCTCCAGGTTATGTAGGTTATGAAGAAGGTGGACAGCTGACTGAAAAGATTCGTCGTAAACCGTACAGCGTTGTGCTTTTGGATGAGATCGAAAAAGCTCACCCAGATGTATTTAACCTGTTACTTCAAGTGTTGGATGACGGTATCCTGACAGATGGTTTAGGTCGAAGAGTTGACTTCCGAAACACGATTATAATCATGACCTCAAATATTGGGGTGAAAGACTTGAAAGATTTTGGTGCAGGTATTGGTTTCAATACTCAAGCAAAATCCAACAGTCAGGATGAGATCATGAAAAGCACAATCCAAAGTGCTTTGAAGAAGGCATTCTCTCCAGAATTCCTAAACAGGTTGGATGATGTGATTGTATTTAATTCTTTGGAAAGACAACACATTCACAAAATCATCGATATCTCGTTGGGTAAACTGTTTGGAAGAGTTCAATCACTTGGTTACAAGATTGAGTTGACTACAGCAGCAAAAGACTTCTTGGCAGAGAAAGGGTACGATCCTCAATATGGGGCAAGACCTCTTAATAGAGCCATTCAGAAGTTTTTGGAAGACCCGATTGCCGAAGAGTTGCTCAAAGGAGAGATCAATGAAGGTGATATCATCCTTGCAGACCATGATGGTAAAGGAGATGAGCTTTCGGTCTCTGTAAAGAGTGGAACACCTCAGAAAGCAGAGGAATAA
- a CDS encoding WbqC family protein — protein sequence MGQQVERQKRIVIESQYFPCVEYFTILEKADEVFIERQEHFQKQSYRNRSYILTANKIDRLTVPVLGANKGLPIGAMEIDYKHKWQHRHWKAIESAYARAPFFEFYQDYFKEIIFTDFQYLIDLNKEILGLCSKLLGLKSRIYYTEEYIENYQETGIDLRSEIHPKKATGLTQLQEYVQVFGDNFEPNLSILDLLFCEGPNAIRLLRNQDSVLLHKDWGIAGHIST from the coding sequence ATGGGGCAACAAGTAGAGAGACAGAAAAGGATAGTCATTGAGTCGCAGTACTTTCCGTGTGTAGAATATTTCACGATTCTAGAAAAGGCTGATGAAGTGTTTATTGAGCGTCAGGAACATTTTCAAAAACAGAGTTACAGGAATCGTAGTTATATACTTACTGCGAACAAAATTGATCGTTTGACGGTGCCAGTTTTGGGGGCAAATAAAGGATTGCCAATTGGCGCAATGGAGATTGACTATAAGCATAAGTGGCAGCATCGTCACTGGAAAGCAATAGAGTCTGCTTATGCGAGGGCACCTTTCTTTGAATTTTACCAAGATTACTTCAAAGAGATCATCTTTACCGATTTTCAATACCTGATTGACTTGAATAAAGAAATATTAGGACTTTGTAGTAAACTATTAGGACTAAAATCACGTATCTATTACACGGAGGAGTATATTGAAAATTATCAAGAAACCGGGATAGATCTCAGATCAGAGATACATCCCAAAAAAGCCACAGGTCTGACACAATTACAGGAGTATGTGCAGGTGTTTGGGGATAATTTTGAACCGAACTTGAGTATTTTGGACTTACTCTTTTGCGAAGGACCCAACGCCATCCGTTTATTGAGAAATCAAGACAGTGTTTTGTTGCACAAGGATTGGGGAATTGCAGGGCATATTTCAACTTAA
- the trmB gene encoding tRNA (guanosine(46)-N7)-methyltransferase TrmB → MARQKLRKFAENKERANVIQAEKPFYDNCKGKWRSEYFKNDNPIVLELACGRGEYTTGLAKEYPNKNFIGIDMKGDRLWFGSNVAIENELDNVAFLRCQIQHLEEFFAKHEIDEIWIIHPDPRPKNKDAKRRLTHPRFLKIYKKLLKENGLMRLKTDSRSLFEYSVETVVHEKLNLEAITFDLYESDLKVEHHGISTRYERKFTQEGHKIHYMRFRFQ, encoded by the coding sequence ATGGCAAGACAAAAACTGAGAAAGTTTGCCGAAAACAAAGAAAGAGCAAACGTAATACAGGCTGAAAAGCCGTTCTATGATAATTGCAAAGGCAAGTGGAGAAGTGAATATTTCAAAAACGACAATCCAATAGTTTTGGAATTGGCATGTGGAAGAGGAGAGTATACTACTGGTCTAGCAAAAGAGTATCCTAATAAAAACTTTATTGGTATTGACATGAAAGGCGACAGACTCTGGTTTGGTAGCAATGTGGCTATCGAGAATGAGTTGGATAATGTGGCTTTTCTAAGATGTCAGATTCAACACCTTGAAGAGTTTTTTGCTAAACATGAGATTGACGAAATCTGGATTATACACCCTGATCCACGTCCTAAAAATAAAGATGCTAAACGCAGGTTGACACACCCAAGATTCTTGAAAATATACAAGAAACTACTGAAAGAGAATGGGTTGATGAGACTTAAGACAGATAGCAGGTCGCTTTTTGAGTATAGCGTGGAAACTGTGGTACATGAAAAACTCAATCTGGAAGCGATTACTTTTGATTTGTATGAGTCAGACTTGAAAGTAGAACATCATGGTATTTCTACCCGTTATGAACGAAAGTTTACACAAGAAGGTCATAAGATTCATTATATGAGGTTCCGTTTCCAATAA
- a CDS encoding ParA family protein, whose translation MAKVISFATQKGGVGKSTLLMLTASALHNRTDKKVLVIDCDPQKSVKDIYNHEKDNKDSYDVIAFNWKQPKPEVNFDKTLALAEKKYDVIFLDVPGRIEGKEIYFSILVSDIVVVPIVASVLDIKATVSFLKTLPRIKQLKEEQGYSFQVFGVVNKKDQTVEHMRLKEMAGIGDMQFFYSPISNLVRYKRGISTVYDITDPKLRDDEFNKYFDEFLTKCVL comes from the coding sequence ATGGCTAAGGTAATTTCATTCGCAACACAAAAAGGTGGTGTAGGCAAAAGCACTTTGCTTATGCTAACGGCATCAGCATTGCATAACCGCACAGATAAGAAAGTGCTGGTCATTGATTGTGACCCTCAGAAATCCGTTAAGGACATCTACAATCATGAAAAAGACAATAAAGACTCTTATGACGTGATTGCCTTCAACTGGAAGCAGCCCAAACCAGAGGTGAACTTTGACAAGACTTTGGCTTTGGCTGAAAAAAAGTATGATGTTATTTTCTTGGACGTTCCAGGACGTATCGAAGGAAAAGAAATCTACTTCAGTATTCTGGTATCTGATATTGTGGTAGTACCTATTGTTGCCAGTGTATTGGATATAAAAGCAACGGTAAGTTTCCTTAAAACACTTCCTAGAATCAAGCAGCTCAAAGAAGAGCAAGGATACAGCTTCCAAGTCTTTGGTGTAGTCAATAAGAAAGACCAAACGGTCGAACATATGAGACTCAAGGAAATGGCAGGCATTGGAGATATGCAGTTTTTCTACTCTCCTATTTCCAACCTTGTCCGCTACAAAAGAGGCATTTCAACAGTATATGATATTACAGACCCTAAATTGAGGGATGATGAATTCAATAAATACTTTGATGAATTCCTCACTAAATGTGTTCTCTAA
- a CDS encoding NAD(P)-dependent oxidoreductase, whose amino-acid sequence MINVLIIDQMHDSIVPMLKGIGINPDYRPDITAEEVHELLPNYEGLILRSKMKVKVDLLEKAPRLKFVARAGAGVDEIDNDYLDKRNITLLNAPEGNCDAVGEHALGILLCLMNNLHTGDREVRAKKWRREANRGYELHTRTVGIIGYGNMGQAFAKRLKGFGCEVLAYDNVKTGYSDEFAKEASLEELHGQADVLSFHIPLNDYNKYLVDEEYLGKFKKPLYLINLARGEIMKLKTIKWALETGKVTAAGLDVLENEKLQTLTTEQEVIFDWLAEQDNVLFSPHVGGWTFESYERINKVLTEKIDKLLNKA is encoded by the coding sequence ATGATTAATGTACTTATAATAGATCAGATGCACGATTCCATTGTGCCAATGCTAAAAGGTATTGGAATCAACCCTGATTATAGACCGGATATTACGGCTGAGGAGGTGCATGAATTGCTGCCTAATTACGAAGGGTTGATTCTGAGAAGCAAGATGAAGGTAAAGGTGGATTTGTTGGAAAAAGCACCAAGACTGAAATTTGTAGCAAGAGCAGGAGCTGGTGTTGATGAGATTGACAATGATTACCTTGATAAAAGAAATATTACTTTGCTTAATGCTCCAGAAGGGAATTGTGATGCGGTAGGAGAACATGCATTGGGAATACTTTTATGCTTGATGAATAACTTGCATACAGGTGATAGAGAAGTGAGAGCCAAAAAATGGCGTAGAGAGGCAAATCGTGGGTATGAATTGCATACTCGTACGGTGGGTATTATTGGTTATGGTAATATGGGGCAAGCGTTTGCAAAAAGACTGAAAGGTTTTGGTTGTGAAGTCTTGGCTTATGATAATGTAAAAACAGGATACAGTGATGAGTTTGCAAAAGAAGCATCACTGGAGGAATTACATGGACAAGCAGATGTACTCAGTTTTCATATTCCCCTGAATGATTATAACAAATACTTAGTAGATGAGGAGTATCTAGGTAAGTTCAAGAAGCCTCTTTATTTGATCAACCTTGCAAGAGGGGAGATTATGAAACTGAAGACAATAAAATGGGCTTTAGAGACAGGGAAAGTGACTGCAGCAGGGTTGGATGTATTGGAAAATGAAAAGCTACAAACATTAACGACAGAGCAAGAAGTTATTTTTGATTGGCTGGCAGAACAGGACAATGTACTTTTCTCTCCACATGTTGGTGGCTGGACTTTTGAGTCTTATGAACGAATCAACAAAGTATTGACGGAGAAGATTGATAAGCTATTGAATAAAGCATAA
- the ftsY gene encoding signal recognition particle-docking protein FtsY, whose amino-acid sequence MGFFDKLKDKFSGKPITEEDKENLDKGLEKTRGDFFSKLSKAVAGKSKVDDEVLDNLEEILVTSDVGVDTTLKIIERIEARAERDKYVTTADLNRILHEEIAGLLAENQSDDVNGFTVPEDKKPYVILVVGVNGVGKTTTIGKLAAKYIAQNKKVVLGAADTFRAAAVDQLKMWGERVGAEVVSKGMNTDPSSVAFDAVKVGIDSGADVVIVDTAGRLHNKVNLMNELSKIRRVMEKVIDGVPHEVLLVLDGSTGQNAVEQARHFTKATDVTAIAVTKLDGTAKGGVVIGISDEFKIPVKYIGVGESVDHLQAFNKMEFVESLFGGKDATNI is encoded by the coding sequence ATGGGCTTTTTTGATAAACTCAAAGATAAATTCTCGGGAAAACCAATCACTGAGGAAGACAAGGAAAACCTTGATAAGGGTCTTGAGAAAACGAGAGGAGATTTTTTCTCGAAACTGAGCAAAGCAGTTGCCGGTAAGTCTAAAGTGGATGATGAAGTCTTGGATAACCTGGAGGAAATCCTTGTTACTTCAGATGTGGGGGTAGATACCACACTCAAGATTATTGAGCGTATCGAGGCTAGGGCAGAGCGTGACAAATATGTAACGACTGCAGACCTGAACAGGATTTTGCATGAGGAAATTGCAGGGTTGCTGGCAGAGAATCAAAGTGATGATGTCAACGGATTTACAGTTCCTGAAGACAAGAAACCTTATGTGATCTTGGTAGTAGGGGTAAATGGTGTTGGAAAAACTACAACGATAGGTAAGCTTGCTGCAAAATATATTGCTCAGAACAAGAAAGTGGTATTGGGTGCGGCAGACACTTTCCGTGCAGCAGCTGTTGACCAATTGAAAATGTGGGGTGAGCGTGTAGGTGCAGAGGTCGTTTCAAAAGGAATGAATACAGACCCTTCTTCTGTAGCATTTGACGCAGTAAAGGTGGGTATAGACTCTGGCGCTGATGTTGTGATTGTGGATACAGCTGGTCGTCTTCACAATAAGGTGAATTTGATGAACGAGCTTTCCAAAATCAGACGTGTGATGGAGAAAGTGATTGACGGAGTTCCTCACGAAGTGTTGTTGGTGTTGGATGGAAGTACAGGTCAGAATGCCGTAGAGCAAGCCAGACACTTTACGAAAGCGACAGATGTAACAGCTATCGCAGTAACCAAACTTGACGGAACAGCCAAGGGAGGCGTAGTGATAGGTATTTCAGATGAGTTCAAAATTCCGGTTAAATACATCGGAGTTGGAGAAAGTGTAGACCACTTGCAAGCTTTCAATAAAATGGAATTCGTTGAATCCCTATTTGGAGGCAAGGATGCTACAAATATTTAA
- a CDS encoding DUF4295 domain-containing protein, with amino-acid sequence MAKKVVATLKQKGGVKFAKVIKAVKSPKSGAYTFKEEIMPEDQVKDFLAK; translated from the coding sequence ATGGCTAAGAAGGTAGTAGCAACACTTAAGCAGAAAGGTGGAGTTAAATTCGCCAAAGTAATCAAAGCGGTGAAATCACCAAAATCAGGCGCATATACTTTCAAAGAAGAGATCATGCCTGAAGATCAAGTAAAAGATTTTCTTGCGAAGTAA
- the rpmG gene encoding 50S ribosomal protein L33, which translates to MAKKGNRVQVILECTEHKASGMPGTSRYITTKNRKNTPDRMELKKFNPILKKYTVHREIK; encoded by the coding sequence ATGGCAAAAAAAGGTAATAGAGTACAGGTGATTCTTGAGTGCACTGAGCATAAAGCTTCTGGCATGCCAGGTACTTCAAGATACATTACTACTAAAAACAGAAAGAACACTCCAGACAGAATGGAGCTTAAGAAGTTCAATCCTATCCTGAAGAAATATACTGTTCACAGAGAAATTAAATAA
- the rpmB gene encoding 50S ribosomal protein L28 yields MSKVCDITGKRVRVGNNVSHANNKTKRTFSPNLHKKKFYIPEEDKWITLKVSTTALRTINKNGISAVLKKARKQGNTLV; encoded by the coding sequence ATGTCAAAAGTTTGCGATATAACTGGTAAAAGAGTTAGAGTGGGCAACAATGTGTCGCACGCTAACAACAAAACAAAAAGAACATTCTCTCCAAACCTGCACAAGAAGAAATTCTACATTCCTGAAGAGGACAAGTGGATTACTTTGAAGGTTTCTACAACAGCACTGAGAACTATCAACAAGAATGGTATCTCTGCAGTACTGAAGAAAGCTAGAAAGCAGGGCAACACCCTGGTGTAA